One genomic region from Quercus robur chromosome 4, dhQueRobu3.1, whole genome shotgun sequence encodes:
- the LOC126723956 gene encoding putative disease resistance protein RGA4 isoform X2: protein MAEAILFGLAQKMIENLGSQTFQEFGSLWGVEGELEKLKDTVSTIQALLQDAAEQQSHNHQVKHWLEKLNDAVYDADDLLSEFSTEATRRSMVSKNKVAKEVRTCFSCSNPLAFRYKMSRKIKAVRQKLNAVAENRKNFHLKEFHGETNVVRRKRDPTHSFVREEKVIGREDDREAIIGLLFDSNVEENVSVIPIVGIGGLGKTTLAQYVYNDEKVQNYFELKMWVCISDVFELKIIIEKIIGNAPGNLEMDELQRQLSQKIDQKKYLLVLDDVWNEDRRKWLDLRDILMGGSKGSKIIITTRSKLVAKITHTVSPYILKGLSEEQSWSLFKQVAFSKGQVANNPTLVTIGREIVKICQGVPLAIMSIGHALYCKGETESKWLLVKDNLLANVIEGNEIFPILKLSYDNLPSHLKSCFAYCSLFPRDYEMDKETVIQLWIAQGFVQSSNKNQQLEDVGDEYFKDLLWRSFFEEVETYKGLRYKMNDLIYDLAQAVAGKECRLVSFDGKNINEKNHHVSCPFRIDSSFIESLSFLVKAVKACSFLLTFNETYSGALEESMLNKIILSFKSLRALDLHALKITSIPNSIGKLIHLKYLDVSFNQDIETLPNSIATLLNLQVLKLYDCKGLKELPKNFRNLVNLRHLYNHGCDNLSHMPCGLGQMTSLQTLPIFIVSTSSDTGGLGELKDLNNLRGTLEISHLERLEETNSESIVVNLREKQHLEKLILKWYHQDQVDNNEDEKLLEDLQPHQNLKYLEVHQYKGVKFSSWVSSLINLVDLSIENCERCRYLPPLSHLPSVKSLTLDTMNDLEYISDNDMSKEVSASSTILSTSFFPSLKSLTIEECPNLKGWWGRTGRDLVATTSASTPDHQQDQSHNSLPLFPLLSYLRIINCPKTTSMPLFPNLEEELFLKNVSLKALEETMSMTFLVPSSSSSLSSSSPLSKLNKMTLDSIEDIESLPAEWALYSLKELRIGRCPRLTSMSGAVRNLTSLCSLSIVNCEEFDPFRDMHDDGMEWRCLICLRDLCFRGIPKLKFLPVGLQCIYTLKRLTISNCPNLMTLPKLTSLEYLDIERCDPNLTSLETLSCLTSLQWLWLGIEDFPNLITFPDSMRISNLT from the exons ATGGCCGAAGCAATCCTCTTTGGTCTTGCTcagaaaatgattgaaaatcTGGGCTCTCAGACTTTCCAAGAGTTTGGATCACTCTGGGGTGTCGAAGGTGAGCTTGAAAAACTCAAGGACACTGTTTCCACAATCCAAGCTTTACTTCAGGATGCAGCGGAGCAGCAAAGTCATAACCATCAAGTCAAGCACTGGCTCGAAAAGCTCAACGATGCAGTTTATGACGCAGATGACCTGTTGAGTGAGTTCTCAACTGAAGCTACAAGGCGAAGCATGGTGAGTAAGAATAAAGTTGCAAAAGAGGTACGCACTTGCTTTTCATGTTCAAACCCACTTGCTTTTCGTTATAAGATGAGTCGTAAAATAAAGGCAGTGAGGCAAAAACTAAATGCGGTAGCAGAAAACAGGAAAAACTTTCACCTGAAAGAATTCCATGGAGAGACAAATGTTGTGAGAAGGAAGAGGGATCCAACTCACTCATTTGTACGTGAAGAAAAAGTTATTGGGAGGGAAGATGATAGAGAGGCTATCATAGGCCTATTATTTGACTCTAATGTAGAAGAGAATGTTTCGGTCATTCCCATTGTGGGGATCGGGGGCTTAGGGAAGACAACACTTGCTCAATATGTGTATAATGATGAGAAAGTCCaaaattattttgagttaaaaatGTGGGTATGCATTTCCGATGTCTTTGAGttgaaaataattattgaaAAGATAATAGGTAATGCACCTGGAAATCTGGAAATGGATGAATTGCAAAGGCAACTTAGtcaaaaaattgatcaaaaaaaATACTTACTAGTATTGGATGATGTATGGAATGAAGACCGTAGAAAATGGTTAGACTTGAGAGATATTTTAATGGGTGGTTCAAAAGGAAGTAAGATTATAATAACCACTCGTAGTAAATTGGTTGCAAAGATTACACATACAGTTTCACCATATATTCTCAAAGGTCTTTCCGAAGAACAATCATGGTCTTTATTTAAGCAAGTGGCATTTAGTAAAGGGCAAGTGGCCAATAATCCTACATTAGTTACAATTGGAAGGGAGATTGTAAAAATATGTCAAGGGGTACCCCTTGCCATAATGTCCATAGGACATGCGTTATATTGTAAGGGGGAAACAGAATCTAAATGGTTACTCGTGAAGGATAATTTACTAGCAAATGTAATTGAAGGAAATGAgatttttccaattttaaagTTGAGTTATGATAATCTCCCTTCACATTTAAAGAGTTGTTTTGCCTATTGCTCTTTGTTTCCCAGAGATTATGAGATGGATAAGGAAACCGTGATACAACTATGGATAGCACAAGGGTTTGTCCAAtcatcaaacaaaaatcaacaaTTAGAGGATGTTGGTGATGAGTATTTCAAGGATTTACTTTGGAGGTCCTTCTTTGAGGAAGTAGAGACTTACAAAGGCTTAAGATATAAGATGAATGATTTAATTTATGATCTTGCGCAAGCTGTTGCAGGCAAGGAGTGCAGGCTTGTTAGTTTTGATGgcaaaaatattaatgaaaaaaatcatcatGTATCATGTCCATTTCGCATTGACTCATCTTTTATTGAATCTTTAAGCTTTCTGGTTAAAGCAGTCAAGGCATGTTCATTTCTTCTGACATTTAATGAGACATACTCCGGTGCCTTGGAGGAGtcaatgttgaataaaattattttgagtttcAAGAGCTTGCGTGCATTAGATTTACATGCATTGAAGATTACATCAATACCAAATTCTATAGGGAAGTTAATACATCTAAAGTATCTTGATGTTTCTTTTAATCAGGATATTGAAACTCTCCCTAACTCAATTGCTACATTGTTGAATTTGCAAGTACTAAAACTTTATGATTGTAAAGGTCTCAAAGAATTACCCAAAAACTTTAGAAACTTGGTTAACCTCAGACATCTTTATAATCATGGTTGTGATAATTTGAGTCATATGCCATGTGGATTAGGGCAAATGACTTCACTTCAAACATTACCAATATTCATTGTGAGCACCTCCTCCGACACTGGTGGATTAGGCGAATTGAAGGACCTAAACAACTTGCGAGGAACATTAGAGATCTCACATTTGGAACGGTTGGAAGAAACTAACTCAGAATCCATTGTTGTGAATTTAAGGGAGAAGCAACATCTtgaaaaattgatattaaaatGGTATCATCAAGATCAAGTAGATAATAATGAAGATGAGAAGTTATTAGAAGACCTCCAGCCACACCAAAATCTCAAATATTTGGAAGTGCATCAGTACAAGGGTGTGAAAttttcaagttgggtctcttctCTCATAAATCTTGTTGATTTAAGTatagaaaattgtgagagatgCCGATATTTGCCACCATTATCTCATCTCCCCTCTGTAAAATCTTTAACGCTTGATACGATGAATGATTTGGAATACATATCCGATAATGATATGAGTAAAGAGGTGTCTGCTTCATCCACAATATTATCAACATCGTTCTTCCCATCTCTAAAGTCACTCACTATAGAGGAATGTCCTAATTTGAAGGGATGGTGGGGGAGAACAGGGAGGGATTTAGTTGCAACAACATCTGCGTCAACACCAGACCATCAACAAGATCAGTCTCACAACTCACTGCCTTtatttcctcttctttcttatttGCGGATTATTAATTGCCCTAAAACGACTTCCATGCCCCTGTTTCCCAATCTCGAAGAAGAGCTATTTTTAAAGAATGTCAGTTTGAAGGCTTTGGAAGAGACAATGTCAATGACTTTTTTAGTTCCCTCTTCCTCCTCTTCATtatcctcttcttctcctctctccaaattaaataaaatgacttTGGATTCTATAGAAGATATAGAGTCTCTTCCGGCTGAGTGGGCACTATATTCTCTCAAGGAACTACGAATTGGGCGTTGCCCTAGACTGACATCTATGTCTGGAGCGGTGCGTAATCTCACCTCCCTCTGTTCGCTATCAATTGTCAATTGCGAGGAGTTCGATCCATTCAGAGACATGCATGATGATGGCATGGAATGGCGATGCCTCATTTGCCTCCGTGATTTATGTTTCAGAG GCATTCCGAAACTGAAGTTTCTCCCTGTGGGTCTTCAATGTATTTACACCCTAAAACGGCTCACCATTTCAAACTGTCCCAATTTAATGACTTTGCCGAAGCTCACCTCACTTGAATATCTTGATATTGAAAGATGTGACCCTAATCTGACATCACTTGAAACGCTTAGTTGTCTCACTTCTTTACAGTGGCTGTGGCTGGGGATTGAAGACTTTCCCAATTTGATTACTTTCCCCGATTCAATGAGGATATCCAATCTCACTTGA
- the LOC126723956 gene encoding putative disease resistance protein RGA4 isoform X1: MAEAILFGLAQKMIENLGSQTFQEFGSLWGVEGELEKLKDTVSTIQALLQDAAEQQSHNHQVKHWLEKLNDAVYDADDLLSEFSTEATRRSMVSKNKVAKEVRTCFSCSNPLAFRYKMSRKIKAVRQKLNAVAENRKNFHLKEFHGETNVVRRKRDPTHSFVREEKVIGREDDREAIIGLLFDSNVEENVSVIPIVGIGGLGKTTLAQYVYNDEKVQNYFELKMWVCISDVFELKIIIEKIIGNAPGNLEMDELQRQLSQKIDQKKYLLVLDDVWNEDRRKWLDLRDILMGGSKGSKIIITTRSKLVAKITHTVSPYILKGLSEEQSWSLFKQVAFSKGQVANNPTLVTIGREIVKICQGVPLAIMSIGHALYCKGETESKWLLVKDNLLANVIEGNEIFPILKLSYDNLPSHLKSCFAYCSLFPRDYEMDKETVIQLWIAQGFVQSSNKNQQLEDVGDEYFKDLLWRSFFEEVETYKGLRYKMNDLIYDLAQAVAGKECRLVSFDGKNINEKNHHVSCPFRIDSSFIESLSFLVKAVKACSFLLTFNETYSGALEESMLNKIILSFKSLRALDLHALKITSIPNSIGKLIHLKYLDVSFNQDIETLPNSIATLLNLQVLKLYDCKGLKELPKNFRNLVNLRHLYNHGCDNLSHMPCGLGQMTSLQTLPIFIVSTSSDTGGLGELKDLNNLRGTLEISHLERLEETNSESIVVNLREKQHLEKLILKWYHQDQVDNNEDEKLLEDLQPHQNLKYLEVHQYKGVKFSSWVSSLINLVDLSIENCERCRYLPPLSHLPSVKSLTLDTMNDLEYISDNDMSKEVSASSTILSTSFFPSLKSLTIEECPNLKGWWGRTGRDLVATTSASTPDHQQDQSHNSLPLFPLLSYLRIINCPKTTSMPLFPNLEEELFLKNVSLKALEETMSMTFLVPSSSSSLSSSSPLSKLNKMTLDSIEDIESLPAEWALYSLKELRIGRCPRLTSMSGAVRNLTSLCSLSIVNCEEFDPFRDMHDDGMEWRCLICLRDLCFRGIPKLKSLPVGLQCISTLNYLTISNCPNLMTLPVLTSLCWLTIDNCEEFDPLRDMHDDGMEWRCLNCLHDLCFRGIPKLKFLPVGLQCIYTLKRLTISNCPNLMTLPKLTSLEYLDIERCDPNLTSLETLSCLTSLQWLWLGIEDFPNLITFPDSMRISNLT, encoded by the coding sequence ATGGCCGAAGCAATCCTCTTTGGTCTTGCTcagaaaatgattgaaaatcTGGGCTCTCAGACTTTCCAAGAGTTTGGATCACTCTGGGGTGTCGAAGGTGAGCTTGAAAAACTCAAGGACACTGTTTCCACAATCCAAGCTTTACTTCAGGATGCAGCGGAGCAGCAAAGTCATAACCATCAAGTCAAGCACTGGCTCGAAAAGCTCAACGATGCAGTTTATGACGCAGATGACCTGTTGAGTGAGTTCTCAACTGAAGCTACAAGGCGAAGCATGGTGAGTAAGAATAAAGTTGCAAAAGAGGTACGCACTTGCTTTTCATGTTCAAACCCACTTGCTTTTCGTTATAAGATGAGTCGTAAAATAAAGGCAGTGAGGCAAAAACTAAATGCGGTAGCAGAAAACAGGAAAAACTTTCACCTGAAAGAATTCCATGGAGAGACAAATGTTGTGAGAAGGAAGAGGGATCCAACTCACTCATTTGTACGTGAAGAAAAAGTTATTGGGAGGGAAGATGATAGAGAGGCTATCATAGGCCTATTATTTGACTCTAATGTAGAAGAGAATGTTTCGGTCATTCCCATTGTGGGGATCGGGGGCTTAGGGAAGACAACACTTGCTCAATATGTGTATAATGATGAGAAAGTCCaaaattattttgagttaaaaatGTGGGTATGCATTTCCGATGTCTTTGAGttgaaaataattattgaaAAGATAATAGGTAATGCACCTGGAAATCTGGAAATGGATGAATTGCAAAGGCAACTTAGtcaaaaaattgatcaaaaaaaATACTTACTAGTATTGGATGATGTATGGAATGAAGACCGTAGAAAATGGTTAGACTTGAGAGATATTTTAATGGGTGGTTCAAAAGGAAGTAAGATTATAATAACCACTCGTAGTAAATTGGTTGCAAAGATTACACATACAGTTTCACCATATATTCTCAAAGGTCTTTCCGAAGAACAATCATGGTCTTTATTTAAGCAAGTGGCATTTAGTAAAGGGCAAGTGGCCAATAATCCTACATTAGTTACAATTGGAAGGGAGATTGTAAAAATATGTCAAGGGGTACCCCTTGCCATAATGTCCATAGGACATGCGTTATATTGTAAGGGGGAAACAGAATCTAAATGGTTACTCGTGAAGGATAATTTACTAGCAAATGTAATTGAAGGAAATGAgatttttccaattttaaagTTGAGTTATGATAATCTCCCTTCACATTTAAAGAGTTGTTTTGCCTATTGCTCTTTGTTTCCCAGAGATTATGAGATGGATAAGGAAACCGTGATACAACTATGGATAGCACAAGGGTTTGTCCAAtcatcaaacaaaaatcaacaaTTAGAGGATGTTGGTGATGAGTATTTCAAGGATTTACTTTGGAGGTCCTTCTTTGAGGAAGTAGAGACTTACAAAGGCTTAAGATATAAGATGAATGATTTAATTTATGATCTTGCGCAAGCTGTTGCAGGCAAGGAGTGCAGGCTTGTTAGTTTTGATGgcaaaaatattaatgaaaaaaatcatcatGTATCATGTCCATTTCGCATTGACTCATCTTTTATTGAATCTTTAAGCTTTCTGGTTAAAGCAGTCAAGGCATGTTCATTTCTTCTGACATTTAATGAGACATACTCCGGTGCCTTGGAGGAGtcaatgttgaataaaattattttgagtttcAAGAGCTTGCGTGCATTAGATTTACATGCATTGAAGATTACATCAATACCAAATTCTATAGGGAAGTTAATACATCTAAAGTATCTTGATGTTTCTTTTAATCAGGATATTGAAACTCTCCCTAACTCAATTGCTACATTGTTGAATTTGCAAGTACTAAAACTTTATGATTGTAAAGGTCTCAAAGAATTACCCAAAAACTTTAGAAACTTGGTTAACCTCAGACATCTTTATAATCATGGTTGTGATAATTTGAGTCATATGCCATGTGGATTAGGGCAAATGACTTCACTTCAAACATTACCAATATTCATTGTGAGCACCTCCTCCGACACTGGTGGATTAGGCGAATTGAAGGACCTAAACAACTTGCGAGGAACATTAGAGATCTCACATTTGGAACGGTTGGAAGAAACTAACTCAGAATCCATTGTTGTGAATTTAAGGGAGAAGCAACATCTtgaaaaattgatattaaaatGGTATCATCAAGATCAAGTAGATAATAATGAAGATGAGAAGTTATTAGAAGACCTCCAGCCACACCAAAATCTCAAATATTTGGAAGTGCATCAGTACAAGGGTGTGAAAttttcaagttgggtctcttctCTCATAAATCTTGTTGATTTAAGTatagaaaattgtgagagatgCCGATATTTGCCACCATTATCTCATCTCCCCTCTGTAAAATCTTTAACGCTTGATACGATGAATGATTTGGAATACATATCCGATAATGATATGAGTAAAGAGGTGTCTGCTTCATCCACAATATTATCAACATCGTTCTTCCCATCTCTAAAGTCACTCACTATAGAGGAATGTCCTAATTTGAAGGGATGGTGGGGGAGAACAGGGAGGGATTTAGTTGCAACAACATCTGCGTCAACACCAGACCATCAACAAGATCAGTCTCACAACTCACTGCCTTtatttcctcttctttcttatttGCGGATTATTAATTGCCCTAAAACGACTTCCATGCCCCTGTTTCCCAATCTCGAAGAAGAGCTATTTTTAAAGAATGTCAGTTTGAAGGCTTTGGAAGAGACAATGTCAATGACTTTTTTAGTTCCCTCTTCCTCCTCTTCATtatcctcttcttctcctctctccaaattaaataaaatgacttTGGATTCTATAGAAGATATAGAGTCTCTTCCGGCTGAGTGGGCACTATATTCTCTCAAGGAACTACGAATTGGGCGTTGCCCTAGACTGACATCTATGTCTGGAGCGGTGCGTAATCTCACCTCCCTCTGTTCGCTATCAATTGTCAATTGCGAGGAGTTCGATCCATTCAGAGACATGCATGATGATGGCATGGAATGGCGATGCCTCATTTGCCTCCGTGATTTATGTTTCAGAGGCATTCCAAAACTGAAGTCTCTACCTGTGGGTCTTCAATGTATTTCCACCCTAAATTACCTCACCATTTCAAACTGTCCCAATTTAATGACTTTGCCAGTGCTCACCTCCCTCTGTTGGCTAACAATTGACAATTGCGAGGAGTTCGATCCATTAAGAGACATGCATGATGATGGCATGGAATGGCGATGCCTCAATTGCCTGCATGATTTATGTTTCAGAGGCATTCCGAAACTGAAGTTTCTCCCTGTGGGTCTTCAATGTATTTACACCCTAAAACGGCTCACCATTTCAAACTGTCCCAATTTAATGACTTTGCCGAAGCTCACCTCACTTGAATATCTTGATATTGAAAGATGTGACCCTAATCTGACATCACTTGAAACGCTTAGTTGTCTCACTTCTTTACAGTGGCTGTGGCTGGGGATTGAAGACTTTCCCAATTTGATTACTTTCCCCGATTCAATGAGGATATCCAATCTCACTTGA
- the LOC126723960 gene encoding stromal 70 kDa heat shock-related protein, chloroplastic-like, protein MATLTPTHIHFYPSCSHKPSKNTRCTITSSRNLFLGQKPKTKWSSCSSRRRRRNGNNNVVVCEKVVGIDLGTTNSAVAAMEGGKPTIVTNAEGQRTTPSVVAYTKNGDKLVGQIAKRQAVVNPANTFFSVKRFIGRKMSEVDEEAKQVSYKVVRDENGNVKLECPAIGKQFAAEEISAQVLRKLVEDASKFLNDGVSKAVITVPAYFNDSQRTATKDAGRIAGLDVLRIINEPTAASLAYGFEKKNNETILVFDLGGGTFDVSVLEVGDGVFEVLSTSGDTHLGGDDFDKRIVDWLAQNFKRDEGIDLLKDKQALQRLTETAEKAKMELSSLTQTSISLPFITATADGPKHIDTTLTRVKFEELCSDLLDRLRGPVQTALKDANLSFKDLDEVILVGGSTRIPAVQELVRKMTGKEPNVTVNPDEVVALGAAVQAGVLAGEVSDIVLLDVTPLSLGLETLGGVMTKIIPKNTTLPTSKSEVFSTAADGQTSVEINVCQGEREFVRDNKSLGSFRLDGIPPAPRGVPQIEVKFDIDANGILSVTAIDKGTGKKQDITITGASTLPSDEVDKMVKEAEKFAKEDKEKRDAIDTKNQADSVLYQTEKQLKELGDKVPGPVKEKVEAKVKELKDAISGGSTQAIKDAMAALNQEVMQLGQSIYSQPGQPDADPASATAPGSSRSTGKTADGDDVIEADFTDSK, encoded by the exons atggcgaCTTTAACACCAACCCATATCCACTTCTATCCTTCGTGTTCCCATAAGCCAAGCAAAAACACTCGGTGTACCATCACCAGCTCAAGAAACTTGTTCTTGGGTCAGAAACCAAAAACGAAATGGAGTAGTTGTAGTAGtagaaggaggaggagaaatGGGAACAACAATGTGGTGGTGTGTGAGAAAGTGGTTGGTATTGACTTAGGGACAACTAACAGTGCAGTGGCAGCCATGGAAGGTGGGAAGCCTACGATTGTGACTAATGCTGAGGGGCAGAGAACGACACCATCTGTGGTGGCGTACACTAAGAATGGTGATAAGCTTGTTGGGCAAATTGCTAAGAGACAAGCTGTGGTGAATCCTGCGAACACTTTCTTTTCTGTCAAAAGGTTTATTGGGAGGAAGATGTCTGAAGTAGATGAGGAGGCCAAGCAG GTGTCATACAAGGTCGTGCGGGACGAAAATGGCAATGTGAAGCTTGAATGTCCGGCCATAGGCAAGCAATTTGCAGCTGAGGAGATTTCTGCACAGGTATTGAGGAAGCTTGTGGAGGATGCATCCAAGTTTCTGAATGATGGGGTGAGTAAAGCAGTAATCACGGTGCCAGCATACTTCAATGATTCGCAGAGGACAGCTACGAAAGATGCAGGTCGCATTGCAGGGTTAGACGTCCTGCGAATAATCAATGAACCTACTGCTGCTTCGCTTGCTTATGGgtttgagaagaaaaacaatgagACCATCCTGGTTTTTGACCTTGGAGGTGGTACTTTTGACGTTTCAG TTCTTGAGGTTGGAGATGGAGTATTTGAGGTACTTTCCACATCAGGGGACACTCATCTAGGAGGAGATGATTTTGACAAG AGAATAGTTGATTGGCTTGCCCAAAACTTTAAAAGAGATGAAGGAATAGACCTTCTGAAAGACAAGCAAGCTCTACAGCGTCTCACAGAGACTGCGGAGAAAGCAAAGATGGAGCTGTCATCTCTGACTCAGACCAGTATAAG TTTACCTTTCATTACCGCCACTGCGGATGGCCCAAAACACATTGACACCACCCTGACAAGGGTCAAATTTGAAGAATTGTGTTCAGATTTGCTAGACAG GCTACGAGGGCCAGTTCAAACTGCCTTGAAAGATGCaaatctttccttcaaagatTTAGATGAAGTAATCCTTGTTGGTGGTTCTACTCGCATCCCAGCTGTTCAGGAGCTTGTGAGGAAGATGACTGGAAAAGAGCCCAATGTGACTGTAAATCCTGATGAAGTTGTTGCTCTTGGGGCTGCAGTTCAG GCTGGTGTTTTAGCTGGAGAAGTTAGTGACATTGTGCTCCTGGATGTCACTCCATTGTCTCTAGGACTTGAAACTTTGGGTGGTGTAATGACAAAGATTATTCCAAAGAACACAACTTTGCCGACTTCCAAATCAGAGGTGTTCTCTACTGCGGCAGATGGGCAGACCAGTGTAGAGATTAATGTCTGTCAGGGTGAGAGAGAGTTCGTGAGGGATAACAAATCCCTTGGAAGCTTTCGCTTAGATGGAATCCCACCTGCCCCACGAGGAGTTCCTCAAATTGAGGTGAAATTTGATATTGACGCTAATGGCATCCTTTCTGTCACTGCTATTGACAAGGGAACCGGAAAGAAGCAGGATATAACCATAACTGGTGCTAGCACCTTGCCAAGTGATGAG GTGGATAAGATGGTTAAGGAAGCTGAGAAGTTTGCAAAGGAAGACAAGGAAAAGAGGGATGCCATAGACACAAAGAACCAAGCAGACTCGGTATTGTACCAAACTGAGAAGCAACTTAAAGAGCTGGGAGACAAAGTTCCTGGCCCAGTGAAGGAGAAAGTAGAGGCTAAAGTGAAAGAGCTCAAGGATGCAATCTCTGGTGGATCAACCCAAGCCATTAAAGATGCAATGGCAGCACTAAATCAAGAAGTTATGCAGCTAGGACAGTCAATCTATAGCCAGCCTGGCCAACCGGATGCTGATCCTGCTTCTGCTACTGCACCAGGGTCATCAAGATCAACTGGGAAAACAGCTGATGGTGATGATGTGATCGAAGCAGATTTTACTGACAGCAAGTAG